GTGCCCGAGCAGCCGCTCAGCGAAAGCTGGATGTCGCCGAGGTTCGACGTGCCGGCCGTCGCGCCAGCCGAGGACAGCGCACCAGCCGGAACCGTCGGCAGCGTCACCGACACATCGGCGGGCGAACCGGCTGCAACGCCGTTGATCGAGCAGGTCGTGTCCGACACTGCGCCGTTGATGGTGATCGTGCCGTCGGCGGCGTGCGCCTTCATCGACTGGAGGCTAACGATGCCCATTGCGACGATGACGACAGCGGGGATGATGCGCTTTTGCATGTTGATGCTCCTAAGGATCTGATGAACGAATAAAGTCTGCTATGTAAAACCAGCGGCGCTTTCATCTCGTGATGCCGCACCGCTTTCGCTGATCGTTGCTGTCCGGTCCGTTACTTCGTTTGACCGCGTTGTCGCTCAGCACAGAAACAATCTTAAAATTCGCTCGCTTAGGAAGCTCTAGGACGACTCCCAAATTTATGAGATAGACGGCGCGTTTGCCTTCCTGCGCAAAAGCATATGGGGCAACGCTCTAAAGACGTACATTCACTTTTTTGAGAAAAAGCGCGCTTTGACGAGACCGAATGGACCCATCTCGCCCGTCGCCCCCGTTTCTCAAAAATAGAATCAGCGGGCGCAAACAGAAAAAACCCGAAACACCCTTCACGGGCACTTCGGGCTTCAACCGCCGAATGCGTTCCGAAAGCGAGCGCCGCTACGACACGCTGATCGTCACTGATACGACATCGTGAATGTGGCCAGCGCATTCGCCGAGCCGGCGTTGAGATCGCCCGTGCGGACGTAGCGCACCTGAAACGGCACCGAAAGCGGCCCGCCTGACGTCGGTGTATCGGAAGCCACAAACTGATTGGTCGTGCCGGCCGTCGGCGAATCCGGACCAAAGCAGATCGTCTGGCCGCCGAATATGATCTGATAGCCGACGCCGCGCGCCGTCGAATCGGGTGCGAGCGACAGCGTGCAACTCCGGTTCGAAGGCGTGGTCGCGTCCGTCATCGTCATGGCGACGCGCACGCCCGGATCGCAATCGAGCGCTATTGCAAACGGTGTGGCACCCGACGTCGCACCCACTGAACCCAGTTGCCTGCGTGTCGCAACAGGCATTGGCACCTGAATCGCCGGTTGCCTGACCGAACACGCTGTATTGATGAACGAGCCGCTGGCCCCGGTGAAGTAAGTGCCCAGCGCCACTGTGCCGGACTGGTTATTTCTGGTCAGATTGGCCGTTACCGACGGAATAGTCGCCAGAGCGCCCGAA
The Paraburkholderia hospita DNA segment above includes these coding regions:
- a CDS encoding fimbrial protein, giving the protein MTAMSRGNGRWFGRLLQLAMLVSVMLAAPAANAQIVNCYALTNGGYAPAVGTNPFPRDAPTGSTSSSFSTTVGFQCDGYPRADRDIFITFTINPSGLVPGFRDVYPTNIGGVGVRYTVSNGAGTSCRGMPATISGSLKVTCHQPPSPKSRRINYHLDVAAQFVKTGPFNSGALATIPSVTANLTRNNQSGTVALGTYFTGASGSFINTACSVRQPAIQVPMPVATRRQLGSVGATSGATPFAIALDCDPGVRVAMTMTDATTPSNRSCTLSLAPDSTARGVGYQIIFGGQTICFGPDSPTAGTTNQFVASDTPTSGGPLSVPFQVRYVRTGDLNAGSANALATFTMSYQ